From the Cydia pomonella isolate Wapato2018A chromosome 11, ilCydPomo1, whole genome shotgun sequence genome, one window contains:
- the LOC133522756 gene encoding histone deacetylase complex subunit SAP18 — translation MKMAGLESMIAEEVKPVDREKTCPLLLRVFCSTGRHNSPGDYARGNVPQNELQIYTWMDATLRELTGLVKEVNPETRRKGTYFDFAIVYPDMRSPTYRMREIGVTCSGQRGGDDNKTLSSVKFQIGSYLDISITPPNRMPPPMRRPQPYLNNRPY, via the exons ATGAAAATGGCTGGACTGGAGTCTATGATTGCTGAAGAGGTTAAGCCGGTTGATAGGGAAAAG acATGTCCCCTGCTTCTTCGAGTGTTTTGTTCTACTGGTCGTCACAATTCACCAGGTGATTATGCGAGGGGCAACGTTCCCCAAAATGAATTACAAATTTACACTTGGATGGATGCCACACTGCGCGAGCTTACAGGTCTTGTCAAGGAGGTTAATCCCGAGACCCGACGCAAGGGAACATATTTCGATTTTGCCATTGTGTACCCAGATATGAGATCACCAACATATAGGATGAGAGAGATAGGAGTGACATGCTCCGGCCAACGCGGTGGGGATGACAACAAAACTTTGAGCAGTGTTAAATTCCAAATAGGTAGCTATTTGGACATATCAATAACACCACCAAACAGAATGCCACCTCCGATGAGGCGGCCACAGCCATATCTCAACAATCGaccatattaa
- the LOC133522755 gene encoding protein sarah, whose protein sequence is MAHKEEDEPFQEEDVYINPEDGMPNIHPNIANLEHESDSQDEVNDLDDIPKSVIVTNIHSDVFANAKLKSELEDLFRTFSENITFQWLRSFRRLRVNYDSPLAAANARVQLHQYQFYNSCINCYFAQPVTPVSFKNLRPPAPVKQFLISPPSSPPVGWEPREEGEPLVNHDLLAALASLAPGESHELHAPTPTQPAIVVHTALAPEGAPRPCSIPHTRCPNY, encoded by the coding sequence ATGGCACATAAGGAGGAAGATGAGCCCTTTCAAGAAGAAGACGTTTATATCAACCCCGAAGACGGTATGCCTAATATTCACCCCAATATAGCTAATTTAGAACATGAAAGTGACTCGCAGGACGAAGTCAACGATTTGGACGACATACCAAAGTCTGTTATTGTCACAAACATTCATAGTGACGTTTTCGCAAACGCAAAACTAAAATCCGAATTGGAAGATCTTTTCCGAACCTTTTCGGAGAACATTACATTTCAGTGGCTCCGCAGTTTTAGGCGGTTGCGTGTGAACTATGACAGCCCATTGGCGGCCGCTAACGCTCGTGTGCAACTACACCAGTATCAGTTTTATAACTCGTGTATTAACTGTTACTTCGCTCAGCCGGTGACGCCCGTTTCTTTCAAGAATCTGAGGCCGCCCGCTCCTGTAAAGCAATTTTTGATTTCTCCGCCGTCAAGTCCGCCAGTGGGATGGGAACCGCGAGAAGAGGGCGAGCCGCTGGTGAACCACGACCTGCTGGCGGCGCTGGCGAGCCTGGCGCCGGGCGAGAGCCACGAGCTGCATGCGCCCACGCCAACGCAGCCCGCCATCGTCGTTCACACAGCGCTCGCCCCCGAGGGCGCCCCACGCCCATGCTCTATTCCCCACACCCGTTGTCCTaattattga
- the LOC133522768 gene encoding organic cation transporter protein-like: MDKDHALEEMMGKLGDFGRYQCFQFILHILAAMTAGMHMLSLVTVAAVPEHRCWVDGVDTNITTALWNSTEVTRAIPSIENRLHNCLIFTDELNNTGKCNKWVFDTKYRTSSRAIEWELVCDKRWMGALAQTAYMLGVFTGAIVLGGMADKFGRKTIFCWSSVLQLILGVLVAFIPEYWSFLVISFLYGIFGSAGAYITGFVLSMEIVGPSKRTACGVAFQAAFAVGIMLVAMWGAIIDDRQILQVVYGLHGLLLVPHIWIMDESPRWLWAQGRAKEAVDIVEKALKCNKFTERLDKAQLVSRGKAESSKGTEVPAARTIDLFKTPNLRKKTLNVCLCWFANSLVYYGLSLSCGKLEGNPYLILAVLGFVEFPSYGAVIYFLDIWGRRPLISSMMLIGGTACIVATFIPAGSIISTVIVIIGKLFIAGSFAIVYNYSAELFPTVVRNSAIGLGSMCARLSGALTPLITLLDSFDPKIPAVIFGVIALISGFLTLFLPETMNQPMPQSLADGEKFGLGDTCFTSCLGKKLRVTEEDDKGGESMVPLRDMSKA, encoded by the exons ATGGACAAGGATCACGCTTTAGAGGAGATGATGGGAAAACTGG GAGATTTCGGGCGGTACCAGTGTTTCCAGTTCATACTGCATATCCTGGCCGCCATGACAGCCGGTATGCACATGCTCTCGCTCGTCACCGTCGCAGCAGTGCCAGAACATAG gTGTTGGGTTGACGGTGTAGACACAAATATCACAACAGCATTATGGAATTCTACAGAAGTGACGAGGGCAATTCCTTCAATTGAAAACAGGCTACATAATTGCCTTATATTTACGGACGAACTAAATAACACTGGAAAATGCAACAAATGGGTGTTCGACACAAAATATAGGACCTCGTCGAGAGCAATTGAATGGGAACTGGTTTGTGATAAAAGATGGATGGGTGCACTGGCACAAACGGCCTACATGCTGGGAGTGTTCACTGGAGCAATCGTCTTAGGAGGCATGGCTGACAAATTCGGAAGAAAAACTATATTTTGCTGGTCTTCGGTACTGCAGTTAATTCTTGGAGTTTTAGTAGCGTTTATACCTGAATATTGGTCCTTTTTAGTAATCTCATTTCTGTATGGAATTTTTGGTTCTGCTGGAGCGTATATAACGGGGTTCGTATTATCAATGGAGATAGTAGGGCCCAGCAAACGAACAGCATGCGGAGTAGCTTTTCAAGCTGCTTTTGCCGTGGGTATAATGTTGGTAGCAATGTGGGGTGCAATCATTGATGACCGACAAATTTTACAAGTAGTTTATGGGTTGCACGGCCTTTTGCTCGTACCGCACATTTGGATTATGGACGAATCTCCAAGATGGCTGTGGGCTCAAGGCAGAGCTAAGGAAGCGGTGGATATTGTAGAAAAAGCTTTAAAGTGTAACAAATTTACTGAGAGACTAGATAAAGCTCAACTTGTATCCAGAGGTAAAGCCGAATCATCTAAGGGAACTGAAGTACCAGCTGCTCGCACGATAGATCTCTTTAAGACCCCAAATTTAAGAAAGAAGACCCTTAATGTTTGTCTATGTTGGTTTGCAAATTCTTTAGTGTACTATGGACTTTCATTGAGTTGCGGTAAACTAGAAGGCAACCCTTACCTGATATTAGCTGTCTTGGGTTTTGTAGAATTCCCGAGTTATGGTGCAGTCATATATTTTCTTGATATCTGGGGTCGAAGGCCGTTGATAAGCTCTATGATGCTGATAGGCGGTACTGCTTGTATCGTGGCTACATTTATACCGGCGGGCAGCATAATTTCTACAGTTATTGTAATTATAGGCAAACTGTTCATTGCAGGATCTTTTGCTATTGTGTACAATTATTCAGCAGAACTATTCCCTACAGTTGTCCGCAATTCAGCTATAGGACTGGGGTCTATGTGTGCTAGGTTATCTGGGGCGTTGACACCTCTCATCACATTGCTCGATTCTTTCGACCCGAAAATTCCCGCTGTTATATTTGGAGTTATAGCTCTGATATCAGGAtttctaactttatttttacccGAAACCATGAATCAACCCATGCCACAATCGTTAGCGGATGGGGAAAAGTTTGGTTTGGGAGACACCTGTTTCACAAGTTGTTTAGGAAAGAAACTAAGAGTTACAGAGGAAGATGACAAAGGGGGAGAATCAATGGTACCTCTCCGAGATATGAGCAAAGCGTAA
- the LOC133522771 gene encoding LOW QUALITY PROTEIN: organic cation transporter protein-like (The sequence of the model RefSeq protein was modified relative to this genomic sequence to represent the inferred CDS: deleted 1 base in 1 codon), producing MYGNDTIVECESWVYNKKYYTSSRAIEWDFVCSRRWMGASAQTAYMFGVVVGSLVLGRMCDKFGRKTVFVSAGVLQLVFGAAVAFTTEYYTFVVIRFLYGIFGSGSYIAGFVLTMELVGPSKRTICGVTFQIMFAVGIMLLAAWGYLIDNRFYLQIVYALHAVILLPHWFLMDESPRWLWAQGRARESVAIIEKALKMNRSIETVDTPQLVSHCKATCAKYTDEHSAGTSDLFKTPNMLKKSLIICGCWFANSVVYYGLSLNTGKLEGNPYFITFLMGVVELPSYVIIVYFLDRVGHRALISTMMLLGGISCLVVAALPHGSTSTTGIVMVGKLFISGSYSIIYKYSAELFPTVVRSSGVGLGSMCASVSGALTPLISLLDSLNPKIPTIIFGFLALLSGASTFFLPETVGRNLPQSLEDGERFGVGDTCFTNCSGKRMSEASIDLPETMVPLETIEKN from the exons ATGTACGGAAACGACACCATAGTTGAGTGCGAATCTTGGGTTTACAACAAAAAGTATTATACGTCGTCCCGAGCCATCGAATGGGACTTCGTTTGCAGCCGGCGATGGATGGGAGCGTCTGCGCAGACAGCTTATATGTTCGGAGTCGTCGTAGGCTCCCTAGTGCTCGGCAGGATGTGTGACAAGTTCGGAAGAAAAACAGTGTTCGTGTCTGCGGGAGTCTTACAACTAGTATTTGGGGCCGCTGTAGCATTTACAACAGAATATTACACTTTTGTTGTTATCAGATTCCTGTACGGTATCTTCGGATCCGGGTCTTATATTGCCGGATTTGTGCTAACCATGGAGCTAGTTGGTCCATCTAAACGCACAATCTGCGGCGTAACTTTCCAAATAATGTTTGCAGTCGGCATAATGCTTCTGGCAGCTTGGGGGTATCTCATAGACAAcagattttatttacaaatagttTACGCGCTTCATGCTGTCATTTTACTCCCACATTGGTTCTTAATGGATGAATCTCCTAGGTGGCTTTGGGCCCAGGGCCGCGCTCGTGAGTCAGTGGCCATCATAGAGAAGGCGCTTAAAATGAACAGATCTATTGAAACTGTAGACACGCCTCAGCTAGTCTCCCACTGCAAAGCGACGTGTGCTAAATACACTGACGAACACTCAGCTGGGACCTCCGACTTGTTCAAGACTCCAAACATgcta aaaaaatccttaatcATTTGTGGTTGCTGGTTCGCTAATTCTGTTGTGTATTATGGTCTGTCTCTTAATACCGGTAAACTAGAAGGCAACCCATATTTTATAACGTTCTTGATGGGAGTAGTAGAGTTGCCTAGTTATGTCATCATAGTATACTTTTTGGATAGAGTCGGGCATAGAGCGCTTATTAGCACTATGATGTTACTAGGCGGAATTTCCTGCCTCGTCGTAGCCGCGCTGCCTCACGGATCTACGTCAACGACCGGTATCGTCATGGTGGGAAAACTGTTTATTTCTGGTTCATACTCCATAATTTACAAATACTCAGCTGAACTTTTCCCTACCGTAGTTCGAAGTTCCGGCGTAGGACTTGGCAGTATGTGCGCGAGTGTGTCAGGCGCATTAACACCATTAATCTCTTTACTCGACAGTCTAAACCCGAAGATCCCAACTATCATATTTGGCTTTTTGGCCCTGCTCTCTGGAGCTTCTACGTTCTTCTTACCCGAAACTGTCGGACGGAATCTGCCGCAGTCGTTGGAGGACGGCGAGAGGTTCGGCGTTGGTGACACATGTTTCACGAATTGTAGCGGCAAGCGAATGAGCGAAGCTTCTATCGATTTACCAGAAACTATGGTTCCCCTAGAAACTATTGAAAAGAACTAA